Proteins from one Corynebacterium testudinoris genomic window:
- a CDS encoding nicotinate phosphoribosyltransferase — MPQNRSTSLLTDKYELTMLQAALRDGTAHRACAFEVFSRRLPNERRYGVVAGTARVLHAVQDFVFTDAQLATLDFLDEETLEYLRNYRFTGQIDGYREGELYFPYSPLLTVRGTFAECVILETVILSIMNSDSAVASAAARMVTAADGRPIIEMGSRRTHEYAAVTASRAAYLAGFEATSNLEAAHRYGIPASGTSAHAWTLLHIDEDGTPNEAAAFRSQIESLGIDTTLLVDTYDITKGVETAIEVAGPELGGVRIDSGDLGAVTRRVRKQLDDLGAHNTRIVVSSDLDEFAIAGLRGDPVDAFGVGTSVVTGSGAPTASMVYKLVEVDGHPVSKRSSGKGMTGGAKRALRTYRASGVAVEELVYPFDSPDPEVGHLKSAVLSTPLVRDGEVLDNLPSLHDSRAYLASQLLTLPWEGLALSRDEPSISIRFVGFPAERR; from the coding sequence CTGCCCCAGAATCGTTCGACGTCGCTGCTGACGGACAAGTACGAACTGACCATGCTGCAGGCCGCCCTGCGTGATGGCACGGCCCATCGTGCCTGCGCCTTCGAGGTTTTCTCCCGTCGCCTGCCCAATGAGCGGCGGTATGGGGTGGTGGCCGGTACCGCCCGAGTGTTGCACGCCGTGCAGGATTTTGTTTTCACCGACGCGCAGCTGGCTACCCTCGATTTCCTCGACGAGGAAACTTTGGAGTATTTGCGCAATTATCGCTTTACCGGGCAAATCGATGGTTACCGGGAAGGTGAGCTCTACTTCCCTTATTCGCCGCTGCTGACCGTGCGGGGCACCTTTGCGGAGTGTGTCATTTTGGAGACGGTCATCCTCTCCATCATGAATTCTGATTCGGCGGTGGCGTCGGCGGCTGCCCGCATGGTTACTGCCGCCGATGGCCGTCCGATCATTGAGATGGGGTCGCGTCGCACGCATGAGTATGCGGCGGTGACGGCCTCTCGGGCTGCGTATCTCGCGGGTTTTGAGGCCACCTCCAACTTGGAGGCCGCGCATCGTTATGGCATCCCTGCGTCCGGTACGTCGGCGCACGCGTGGACGCTGTTGCACATCGATGAGGATGGCACACCCAACGAGGCTGCGGCCTTCCGCTCGCAGATCGAATCCCTGGGTATTGATACGACGTTGTTGGTGGACACTTATGACATCACCAAGGGCGTGGAGACGGCAATTGAGGTCGCCGGGCCGGAGTTGGGTGGGGTCCGCATCGATTCCGGTGATTTGGGCGCTGTGACCCGCCGGGTGCGCAAGCAACTCGATGATTTGGGTGCCCACAACACCCGCATCGTCGTTTCCTCCGACCTCGATGAGTTCGCTATTGCGGGCCTGCGCGGCGATCCCGTCGATGCGTTTGGTGTGGGTACGTCCGTGGTCACCGGCTCCGGCGCGCCGACGGCGTCCATGGTGTACAAGCTCGTCGAGGTTGATGGGCATCCCGTGTCCAAGCGTTCCAGTGGTAAGGGCATGACCGGCGGGGCGAAGCGGGCCCTGCGCACTTACCGCGCCTCCGGCGTTGCCGTTGAGGAGCTCGTGTACCCCTTCGACTCCCCCGATCCGGAGGTCGGCCACCTGAAGTCCGCCGTGCTGTCTACCCCGCTGGTGCGCGACGGTGAGGTGCTGGACAACCTGCCGAGCCTGCATGATTCCCGCGCTTACCTCGCGTCTCAGCTGCTCACCCTCCCGTGGGAGGGCCTCGCCCTGTCCCGCGATGAGCCCTCCATTTCCATCCGGTTCGTCGGTTTCCCCGCCGAACGTCGGTAG
- a CDS encoding rhomboid family intramembrane serine protease — translation MTQFPVTPTPAVPARKKRSPMRSGLLFAGIYVISIWAVHIINAVIFGGNLVYFGIHPLDLSSVWHIFTSPLLHANIDHLISNTVPGAIFSFLVGASGARVWWEVTAFVVILGGAGVWLLGGVGTNHIGASGLVYGWLAYLLVRGIFNRSLSQILTGVILGVFYSGLVWGVLPGVPGVSWQAHLFGAIGGIAAGVLITSDDPPALREKRRQKQISRGKLS, via the coding sequence ATGACTCAGTTTCCTGTGACCCCCACGCCTGCGGTGCCCGCCCGCAAGAAGCGTTCTCCCATGCGTTCCGGCTTGCTGTTTGCCGGGATTTACGTCATATCAATTTGGGCTGTCCATATAATTAACGCGGTTATTTTCGGTGGAAACCTCGTCTATTTCGGTATCCATCCGCTCGACTTGTCATCGGTGTGGCACATTTTCACCTCGCCGCTTTTACATGCGAACATTGACCATCTCATTTCCAATACGGTGCCAGGAGCGATATTTAGTTTCCTCGTGGGAGCATCCGGGGCGCGAGTGTGGTGGGAGGTAACCGCTTTTGTGGTGATTCTGGGTGGCGCCGGTGTGTGGTTACTCGGCGGAGTGGGCACCAATCATATTGGCGCTTCCGGCCTGGTGTACGGGTGGCTGGCGTACCTGCTGGTGAGGGGAATTTTCAATCGCAGCCTTTCACAGATCCTCACGGGCGTCATTCTGGGCGTGTTCTATTCCGGTCTCGTGTGGGGCGTTTTGCCCGGCGTGCCGGGCGTCTCGTGGCAAGCGCACCTATTCGGGGCTATCGGGGGGATTGCCGCGGGTGTTTTGATTACGTCCGATGACCCCCCAGCCTTGCGGGAAAAGCGGCGCCAGAAGCAAATTTCGCGTGGGAAATTAAGTTAA
- the murI gene encoding glutamate racemase gives MTSSTPGSTPGPDAPIGIFDSGVGGLTVARTIVDQLPHESIIYIGDTANGPYGPLPIADVREHATRIADELVERGCKMLVIACNTASAAFLHDARERYDVPVVEVIQPAVRRALSTTRNGRIGVIGTVGTINSGAYQDLFAINPGVEAFAQACPSFVDFVERGITSGRQILGVAEAYVEPLQAAGVDTLVLGCTHYPLLTGVIQLAIGDHVTLVSSAEETAKDVLRVLTSRDLLADPNADPVRLFESTGDPEKFAHLAERFLGPGLTQVHQSAAR, from the coding sequence ATGACCTCCTCCACCCCTGGATCCACTCCGGGACCCGATGCCCCCATTGGCATCTTCGATTCCGGCGTCGGCGGACTAACGGTGGCCCGCACCATCGTTGACCAGCTCCCGCACGAATCGATCATCTACATCGGTGATACGGCCAACGGCCCCTACGGCCCGCTGCCCATCGCCGACGTCCGTGAGCACGCCACCCGGATCGCCGATGAGCTCGTCGAGCGGGGCTGCAAAATGCTGGTCATCGCCTGCAACACCGCGTCCGCTGCGTTCCTCCATGATGCGCGGGAGCGTTACGACGTCCCGGTCGTCGAGGTTATCCAGCCCGCCGTCCGCCGCGCCCTTTCCACCACCCGCAACGGCCGCATCGGCGTCATCGGCACCGTGGGCACCATCAACTCCGGCGCCTACCAGGACCTCTTCGCCATCAACCCCGGCGTCGAGGCGTTCGCCCAGGCCTGCCCCAGCTTCGTCGACTTCGTGGAGCGGGGCATCACGTCCGGGCGACAGATCCTCGGCGTGGCCGAGGCTTATGTGGAACCGCTGCAGGCGGCGGGCGTCGATACGCTGGTGTTGGGCTGCACGCATTACCCTCTGCTGACCGGCGTGATCCAGCTGGCCATCGGTGACCATGTCACCCTCGTGTCCTCCGCCGAGGAAACGGCGAAGGATGTCCTGCGGGTGCTGACCAGCCGTGACCTGCTGGCCGACCCGAACGCCGACCCCGTGCGGCTTTTCGAATCGACCGGTGATCCCGAGAAGTTCGCCCACCTGGCGGAGCGCTTCCTCGGCCCCGGCCTCACGCAGGTCCACCAGTCCGCTGCACGCTGA
- the clpS gene encoding ATP-dependent Clp protease adapter ClpS translates to MATPELDEAIEVNVATAENLPWMCIVWDDPVNLMSYVAYVFQTVLGYDRKRATELMMQVHTEGKAVVSSGEKDKVEGDVKKLHVAGLWATMQQAG, encoded by the coding sequence ATGGCGACCCCGGAACTCGACGAGGCCATTGAGGTCAACGTCGCCACGGCCGAGAACTTGCCGTGGATGTGCATCGTCTGGGATGACCCGGTCAATCTCATGAGCTACGTGGCTTATGTCTTCCAAACCGTGCTGGGATATGACCGCAAGCGGGCGACGGAGTTGATGATGCAGGTGCACACCGAGGGCAAGGCAGTTGTCTCCTCGGGTGAGAAGGACAAAGTTGAGGGCGACGTGAAGAAGCTGCACGTCGCTGGCCTCTGGGCCACCATGCAGCAGGCGGGATAG
- a CDS encoding DUF2017 domain-containing protein: protein MKNWKRKKGLMRAPKFTTVLEPMEREVLGNLTAAVSEAIMARAQSAPRDELSELTGIPSGHKDAPEDPAMARLLPDFEREGDEEYEGDNSLLRSLHENDICRAKLANLQVIAEVVGPDGGVELTLSEEQAWAFIAGLNDLRLYLSATPGGIDEAVDADREMLVEWLGFNQDSLLTALKGE, encoded by the coding sequence ATGAAGAATTGGAAGAGGAAGAAGGGTCTCATGCGGGCCCCGAAGTTCACCACGGTGCTGGAGCCGATGGAGCGTGAGGTGCTGGGCAATCTCACCGCCGCGGTGAGCGAGGCGATCATGGCCCGCGCGCAGTCAGCGCCCCGGGACGAGTTGTCTGAGCTCACCGGCATTCCTTCCGGCCACAAGGATGCCCCGGAGGATCCGGCGATGGCGCGCCTGCTGCCCGACTTCGAGCGGGAGGGCGATGAGGAATACGAGGGCGATAATTCCCTCCTGCGCAGCCTCCACGAGAACGATATTTGTCGCGCAAAGCTGGCCAACCTGCAGGTCATCGCCGAGGTCGTGGGCCCCGATGGTGGCGTGGAGCTCACGCTGAGCGAGGAGCAGGCATGGGCTTTCATCGCCGGGCTCAACGATCTGCGCCTTTATCTTTCTGCCACGCCCGGGGGCATCGACGAGGCGGTTGACGCGGACCGCGAGATGCTCGTCGAGTGGCTCGGCTTTAACCAGGACAGCCTGCTCACCGCACTCAAAGGGGAGTAG
- a CDS encoding MarR family winged helix-turn-helix transcriptional regulator, producing MKANELPVFIELNDQETSTWTHIWAFHSGIHSRLDSRLKKEAGLSHVEYLVLYNLARAGGRRLRMSDLAQACHMTLSHFSRVITRLELQGMVARMPDSVDGRSTLAEITEQGSALLALASPGFVSEVRSMVFDHLEPEESAALGNAMRKLATAAVERRN from the coding sequence ATGAAAGCGAATGAGTTGCCGGTGTTCATTGAACTCAACGACCAAGAGACGAGCACCTGGACCCACATATGGGCCTTTCACTCTGGCATTCACTCACGCTTAGATTCGCGGCTGAAGAAGGAAGCGGGCCTCAGCCACGTTGAATACCTCGTGCTGTACAACCTCGCCCGAGCGGGCGGGCGCCGCCTCCGCATGAGCGATCTCGCGCAGGCCTGCCATATGACCCTGTCGCACTTCTCCCGCGTCATCACCCGCCTCGAATTGCAAGGCATGGTCGCCCGAATGCCAGACTCCGTCGACGGCCGCTCCACCCTGGCCGAAATCACCGAGCAAGGCTCCGCACTGCTCGCCCTCGCCAGCCCCGGCTTCGTCTCCGAAGTCCGCTCCATGGTGTTTGACCACCTCGAACCGGAAGAATCGGCGGCCCTGGGCAACGCCATGCGCAAACTCGCCACGGCCGCAGTGGAGCGCCGCAACTAG
- the purU gene encoding formyltetrahydrofolate deformylase yields MTPLNTDDPRNRPSTPSGERQYVLTLGCPDATGIVAKLSTFLADKGGWITEAAYLTDPENNWFFTRQAIRAESVSETIDELREAFAPVAAEFGPRAHWRLWDTAELKKAVLLVSREGHCLHDLLGRVAENDYPMEVVAVVGNHDNLAYIADNHGVPFHHVPFPKDAVGKRRAFEEVATIVNSYEPDAIVLARFMQILPPDFCEMWAGRVLNIHHSFLPSFMGARPYHQAHKRGVKLIGATCHYATPDLDDGPIIEQDVIRVTHQDTPEAMQRLGRDAEKRVLARGLRYHLEDRVLVYGNRTVVFD; encoded by the coding sequence ATGACTCCGCTGAACACCGACGATCCCCGCAACCGACCCAGCACACCCTCCGGCGAGCGCCAATACGTGCTCACCCTCGGGTGCCCGGATGCCACCGGGATCGTCGCAAAGCTTTCTACCTTCCTCGCGGACAAGGGCGGCTGGATCACCGAAGCCGCCTACTTAACCGACCCAGAAAACAACTGGTTCTTCACCCGCCAAGCCATCCGCGCCGAATCAGTCTCCGAAACCATCGACGAACTCCGCGAAGCCTTCGCCCCCGTCGCCGCCGAATTCGGCCCCCGAGCCCACTGGCGACTCTGGGACACCGCCGAGCTCAAGAAAGCCGTCCTCCTCGTCTCCCGCGAAGGCCACTGCCTCCACGACCTCCTAGGACGCGTCGCCGAAAACGACTACCCCATGGAAGTCGTCGCCGTCGTTGGCAACCACGACAACCTCGCCTACATCGCCGACAACCACGGCGTTCCCTTCCACCACGTCCCCTTCCCCAAAGACGCCGTGGGCAAGCGACGCGCCTTCGAAGAAGTGGCCACCATCGTCAACAGCTACGAACCAGACGCCATCGTCCTCGCCCGCTTCATGCAAATCCTCCCACCCGACTTCTGCGAAATGTGGGCCGGCCGCGTCCTCAACATCCACCACAGCTTCCTCCCCTCCTTCATGGGAGCCCGCCCCTACCACCAGGCCCACAAGCGCGGCGTCAAACTCATCGGCGCCACCTGCCACTACGCCACCCCCGACCTCGACGACGGCCCCATCATCGAACAAGACGTCATCCGCGTCACCCACCAAGACACCCCCGAAGCAATGCAACGCCTCGGCCGCGACGCCGAAAAACGCGTCCTCGCCCGCGGACTGCGCTACCACCTCGAAGACCGCGTCCTCGTCTACGGCAACCGCACCGTCGTCTTCGACTAA
- a CDS encoding membrane protein — protein MSDDNGKKRERKRVRASHLVFLTLAVGCTLALAWWQWSRFQEGSGTFQNLGYALQWPLFGAFFVFAYRKYLEYENDMIEASNSADDAEFLYQADEKRFREQVTEIDEDFLPQRPTIDVDTFNEINTPRRGASRDRTDNGEPTS, from the coding sequence GTGAGCGACGACAATGGTAAGAAGCGGGAGCGGAAGAGGGTGCGGGCTTCGCACCTGGTATTTCTCACTCTCGCGGTCGGCTGCACGCTGGCGCTTGCTTGGTGGCAGTGGTCTCGGTTCCAGGAGGGATCGGGCACTTTCCAGAATTTGGGTTATGCGTTGCAGTGGCCGCTGTTTGGGGCGTTTTTCGTCTTCGCGTATCGCAAGTATTTGGAGTATGAGAACGACATGATCGAGGCGTCGAATAGCGCTGATGATGCGGAGTTTCTCTACCAGGCGGACGAGAAGAGGTTCCGTGAGCAGGTCACGGAGATCGATGAGGATTTTTTGCCTCAGCGTCCCACTATTGACGTCGACACTTTTAATGAGATCAATACGCCGCGCCGTGGCGCTTCCCGAGACCGCACAGACAACGGAGAACCCACCTCATGA
- a CDS encoding P1 family peptidase, with protein sequence MGGLLIDVPGIQLGHTSLGDTGVTVVLAGPAGMTAAVDVRGGGPGTRETDLLAPHNTVDRVHAIALCGGSAFGLAAADGVMTELERAGIGFPVLGEEREGPRVPIVPAAVIFDLFVGDPAHRPTAADGAAATRAALTGDGGDAGTSTSIGAGCGATAGVLRGGFGQASVQVGEYMVAAGVVANPVGSVIDPRTGRLYGDPRLAAVDLERFRALEPPAAQLNTTIGIIATTAPVTTAQAQRLAMTGHDGIARAIRPAHSPLDGDTLFAVSTAPAPGLVDIPTLGELCRAAADVVEAAIVAAIIGAAPGYGLGTYAALTTANR encoded by the coding sequence ATGGGTGGCCTGCTTATCGACGTCCCCGGTATCCAGCTCGGCCACACCAGCCTGGGGGACACCGGGGTCACCGTCGTCCTAGCCGGTCCCGCAGGCATGACAGCGGCTGTCGACGTCCGCGGGGGTGGGCCCGGCACCCGCGAGACCGATCTGCTGGCACCACACAACACCGTCGATCGCGTCCACGCGATCGCGCTGTGCGGCGGATCGGCCTTCGGCCTCGCCGCCGCCGACGGTGTCATGACCGAATTGGAACGGGCCGGCATCGGCTTTCCCGTCCTCGGCGAGGAACGCGAGGGACCCCGGGTGCCCATCGTGCCCGCCGCCGTCATTTTCGATCTCTTCGTCGGCGACCCGGCCCATCGTCCGACCGCCGCCGATGGGGCGGCGGCGACCCGCGCTGCGCTGACGGGCGATGGTGGGGACGCGGGGACGTCGACAAGCATTGGTGCTGGATGCGGAGCCACCGCCGGAGTGCTGCGCGGCGGATTTGGGCAGGCCAGCGTCCAGGTGGGGGAGTACATGGTCGCGGCCGGCGTGGTGGCCAACCCGGTGGGCTCGGTAATTGATCCGCGGACGGGCCGGCTGTATGGCGATCCCCGGCTCGCGGCCGTGGACCTCGAGCGCTTCCGCGCCCTGGAGCCTCCCGCAGCACAGCTCAACACCACGATCGGCATTATTGCGACCACTGCGCCGGTGACCACGGCGCAGGCCCAACGCTTGGCGATGACCGGACACGACGGCATCGCCCGCGCCATCCGCCCCGCCCATTCACCCCTCGACGGTGACACCCTCTTCGCGGTGTCGACGGCCCCCGCCCCCGGGTTGGTCGACATCCCCACCCTCGGCGAGCTGTGCCGGGCCGCGGCGGACGTGGTCGAAGCCGCCATCGTCGCGGCAATCATCGGAGCCGCGCCGGGCTATGGACTGGGGACCTACGCTGCCTTAACCACCGCTAACCGTTAA
- a CDS encoding MBL fold metallo-hydrolase, which translates to MKLTILGSSGSVGAPQNPASGYLVSVDNSPSVIIDMGPGVLAALQDVQDPSDAHVVFSHLHPDHSLDFPSLLVWRRFHPTDPARGRNLCFGPSTTESFFGPLSADPPVISDDMSDTFAFTPWTLGEEHLLGRVSITPFPAVHPVEAYSLRIREHSSGTVIAYSGDTGWNDQLIECARGADLFLCEATWSDREDDVPPDMHLSGLEAGRAARLAGVGKLMLVHMPPWADPFSALAAARREFDGPIEIGLPGMVIEF; encoded by the coding sequence ATGAAGTTGACCATCCTCGGTAGCTCCGGAAGTGTGGGAGCTCCCCAGAATCCGGCCTCCGGATACTTGGTGTCCGTGGATAACTCCCCCTCGGTGATCATCGATATGGGCCCGGGAGTATTGGCCGCGCTGCAGGACGTGCAAGACCCCAGCGATGCCCACGTGGTGTTCAGCCACCTCCACCCCGACCACAGCCTCGATTTCCCGTCGCTGCTGGTGTGGCGGCGTTTCCACCCGACGGACCCCGCCCGCGGACGCAACCTGTGCTTCGGCCCGTCGACGACGGAGTCCTTTTTTGGCCCCCTCTCCGCCGACCCCCCGGTCATCAGCGACGACATGTCCGATACCTTCGCGTTCACCCCCTGGACGTTGGGGGAGGAGCACCTCCTCGGCCGCGTGTCCATCACCCCGTTTCCGGCGGTCCACCCGGTCGAGGCCTACTCCCTGCGCATCCGCGAGCACTCCAGTGGCACGGTCATCGCCTACTCCGGCGACACCGGCTGGAATGACCAGCTCATCGAGTGTGCCCGCGGCGCTGACCTCTTCCTCTGCGAGGCCACCTGGTCGGACCGGGAAGATGACGTACCGCCGGACATGCACCTCAGCGGCCTCGAAGCCGGCCGGGCAGCGCGCCTGGCCGGGGTGGGAAAGCTCATGCTCGTCCACATGCCCCCGTGGGCAGATCCTTTCTCCGCCCTCGCCGCCGCCCGCCGCGAGTTCGACGGGCCCATCGAGATCGGCCTGCCCGGGATGGTGATCGAGTTCTAA
- a CDS encoding DUF3817 domain-containing protein translates to MTTQTTAKIHPERQRRVANALKFFSVSAWVTGVFLLILVVRMVLEYVLKVEIPAWATWVAILHGWAFIIYLLSVLNLGLKARWKPVVWFTTAIAGVVPFLSFIVEANRRREVKAAFHLD, encoded by the coding sequence ATGACTACTCAGACCACAGCGAAGATTCATCCGGAGCGCCAGAGGCGAGTCGCTAACGCCCTCAAGTTCTTTTCCGTTTCAGCGTGGGTGACCGGTGTTTTCTTGCTGATCCTGGTTGTGCGCATGGTGCTGGAGTATGTGCTGAAGGTGGAGATCCCGGCGTGGGCGACGTGGGTGGCCATTTTGCATGGGTGGGCGTTCATTATTTATCTGTTGTCGGTGTTGAATTTGGGGTTGAAGGCCCGCTGGAAGCCGGTCGTGTGGTTCACCACGGCGATTGCTGGTGTGGTGCCTTTCTTGTCCTTCATTGTGGAAGCTAATCGACGCCGCGAGGTCAAGGCTGCTTTCCACCTCGACTAG
- a CDS encoding CAP domain-containing protein: MATGLNQLLNSPSGFRDLLRHIGFFVSALGLILTMVLGATQGTTPGAQPGGTDSSYESPSPEEQAHLEEIRTELNTAILELRHNATVKPAIMDPFELQLQAQKWAEHTAVLGREEATDTNVAMIQHNLPVGEANAYNFVDAWIRSGSHLNVLVDPEHTFYGIGVAQSQGRVWVAIQFSR; this comes from the coding sequence ATGGCCACCGGACTCAACCAGCTGTTGAACAGCCCAAGCGGATTCCGCGATCTGCTGCGCCACATTGGGTTTTTCGTCAGCGCCCTTGGTCTTATCCTCACGATGGTTCTCGGCGCCACCCAAGGCACCACACCAGGTGCTCAGCCCGGCGGAACCGACTCATCCTACGAATCGCCCTCCCCGGAGGAGCAGGCCCACCTGGAAGAGATCCGCACTGAGCTCAACACGGCGATCCTGGAGCTGCGGCACAACGCCACCGTCAAGCCGGCCATCATGGATCCCTTCGAGTTGCAGCTCCAGGCCCAGAAGTGGGCCGAGCACACCGCGGTGCTGGGGAGGGAAGAAGCGACCGACACCAACGTGGCCATGATCCAGCACAACCTTCCCGTCGGTGAGGCCAATGCGTATAACTTCGTCGACGCCTGGATCCGATCCGGGTCCCACCTCAATGTCCTCGTCGACCCGGAGCACACCTTCTACGGGATCGGCGTGGCCCAATCCCAGGGCCGGGTGTGGGTGGCTATCCAATTCTCCCGCTAG
- the rph gene encoding ribonuclease PH, whose translation MTSDFTRADGRALDQMRTVRITRGFTSNPAGSVLVEFGNTRVMCTASIELGVPRFKKGSGEGWLTAEYSMLPASTHDRMPRESMRGKVKGRTHEISRLVGRALRAAVDLSQLGENTINIDCDVLQADGGTRTASITGAYVALADAIAVLQEQGVVPGNPLLPPVAAVSVGLVEGHVCLDLPYEEDSRAEVDLNVVMTESGHFVEVQGTGEHGDFDRAQLNAMLDSAEKGCLELVAAQKAALGI comes from the coding sequence ATGACTTCTGATTTCACGCGTGCCGATGGCCGCGCTCTCGACCAAATGCGCACCGTCCGCATCACCCGCGGCTTCACCAGCAACCCCGCCGGCTCCGTCCTCGTTGAGTTTGGCAACACCCGCGTCATGTGCACCGCCTCCATAGAACTGGGCGTTCCCCGTTTCAAGAAGGGCTCGGGCGAGGGCTGGCTCACCGCCGAATACTCCATGCTCCCGGCCTCCACCCACGATCGCATGCCGCGTGAGTCCATGCGCGGCAAGGTCAAGGGCCGCACGCACGAAATCTCTCGCCTCGTTGGACGCGCCCTCCGCGCCGCCGTTGATCTTTCCCAGCTCGGCGAGAACACCATCAACATTGACTGCGATGTCCTCCAGGCCGATGGTGGCACCCGCACCGCCTCCATCACTGGCGCTTATGTTGCGCTTGCCGACGCCATTGCCGTCCTCCAAGAACAGGGCGTCGTTCCCGGCAACCCGCTCCTCCCGCCCGTCGCCGCCGTCTCCGTCGGCCTCGTCGAGGGTCACGTCTGCCTCGACCTGCCCTACGAGGAGGACTCCCGCGCCGAGGTTGACCTCAACGTCGTCATGACCGAATCCGGCCACTTCGTCGAGGTTCAGGGCACCGGCGAGCACGGCGACTTCGACCGCGCCCAGCTCAACGCCATGCTCGATTCCGCTGAGAAGGGCTGCCTCGAACTCGTCGCCGCCCAAAAGGCCGCGCTGGGAATCTAA
- a CDS encoding non-canonical purine NTP pyrophosphatase, whose product MQLLVASNNVKKLAELEKMLIDAAVTGVDILPLSAVHAYSEPIEDGRTFADNALIKARAGASATGLITIADDSGLAVDELNGMPGVLSARWSGHHGDDAANNALLLAQMAHVPDERRACAFVSVCALVTPSGQEFLAEGRWDGHLLREPIGANGFGYDPLFLPADDIAAGRSSAQLSPSEKNSLSHRAKALAQLVEVIRNLAD is encoded by the coding sequence ATGCAGCTGCTCGTCGCCTCCAACAACGTCAAAAAGCTGGCAGAACTGGAAAAGATGCTTATCGACGCCGCCGTCACCGGCGTCGACATCCTCCCACTGTCCGCCGTTCACGCCTACTCCGAGCCCATCGAAGATGGGCGCACCTTCGCCGACAACGCCCTCATCAAGGCCCGGGCCGGTGCCTCCGCGACCGGTCTGATCACCATCGCCGACGACTCCGGCCTCGCCGTCGACGAACTCAACGGCATGCCCGGAGTGCTCTCCGCCCGCTGGTCCGGCCACCACGGCGACGACGCCGCCAACAACGCCCTCCTCCTGGCTCAGATGGCCCACGTCCCGGACGAACGGCGCGCCTGTGCCTTCGTCTCCGTGTGCGCCCTGGTCACCCCCTCCGGCCAGGAGTTTCTCGCCGAAGGCCGCTGGGATGGCCACCTCCTGCGCGAACCAATCGGTGCGAACGGCTTCGGCTACGACCCGCTGTTCCTCCCAGCCGACGACATCGCCGCCGGGCGCTCCTCCGCGCAGCTGAGCCCCTCCGAAAAGAACTCCCTGTCCCACCGCGCGAAGGCGCTGGCCCAACTAGTGGAGGTCATCCGAAACCTGGCGGACTAA